In the Ruminococcus sp. OA3 genome, one interval contains:
- a CDS encoding leucine-rich repeat protein: MKKKISALFLAVTLTILPPVPYAICADAETDTGTVHGGRDQTVGETEDTAENSDEGKGSVTEWRLSDSVTAYCKDGVLTLSGHGAAVPDGEWSGWEGAIRAVAVEEGITELASYLFAGMPDLEEVTLPETLESIGSYVFEGCQKLQRVELPEAIHEIPEGAFQECTSLETMDLRGNVDFIGSRAFYGCKTLKNTVDFENAVVVEKNMDFIRVKDREAVVGDIPFNRVTIGDGAFYGCENLKAVLFTENSGLNKKAFDLKAYGEKGLLTVYCYDENKMAANEMFSGKGIQIVVIQTDVKTEKSEVTEKAIFDEVADPYFVLTGLAARAAADNTIAYPTMTPAAYAKTDSRFTVIRPDKFTLNGEYEFCARVLYSGKAYEKQNYITKVTAFGPWDNKEMGDWAKRIAVGDSQLQNSYKSSGILHTARITDDSGKGKFGAWYRNVGTYKGKIIDAKAVISNYTLYKEGARQGLGILGLSEDRIGIFAKNISNVTLRIEFYEHGSSTKKVNVKGFALLDDVDYGQGVKVESAYDNIYVLDESTFAVYKNHVMTSPVLIDKSGANNTDYYPFALQVEFDSNVFEYKYHNDRYFYRDGLANAYIDPAAYTKAGSWNAYWKSREPYFVDNLNPGYQGFSARRMAKTSLPVPAMTVTDKDEKAVQENTLDSPGEEYFYTISQNIPREEAAYYYSDFTVKDLLPKCLEFVSAKVEDDTGKDVTFRFLVSHNNQNVIFQVKTPDSAIFYGVTYHFKVQVRIRRPLNYAVWLNTETGYYEVENQSVSTLIRGGGSSSKKSNTVKTRFREEVLINYHSNFRKKEQEQFTEKTYRNFPYIVRKNDENIHFKEGGTAVFAGWDQIPEAFAENVRFPNTKLPMKVEDVTKALGQPDLYAIWDYAPDIRREEVPVYYEGELITKEMLMKEVVVQDLEDNRQGIELPLDIRKIRSDDETLSREYPEGMQSEDDFQVSFGELGKTEEDGDQILWVTYHTTDSAGNETNKELKIQIRYNHPPVIEATDRTYLLEEVRDGMLTEELVLNFASATDVEDDEARDLGLMAGGKLVDINDNLSIVGFDSEVFKTPGEILVTYHVADRFGKETFHSIIISVIDGGIESLPDTEGEVRFISEKYYRMGQEEGGLHEDSRWYTQRDYVDQITEVFSNTKSDEGEWKILQGKWCFSTGEIARAKQYIRKKGIGNSQTADGLEEFLKEFPREG, translated from the coding sequence ATGAAGAAGAAGATTTCTGCACTATTTCTGGCGGTTACGCTGACAATTCTGCCGCCTGTACCGTATGCAATCTGTGCGGATGCTGAGACAGATACCGGCACCGTGCACGGCGGGAGAGACCAGACGGTTGGGGAGACAGAAGACACGGCAGAAAATTCAGATGAGGGTAAAGGATCGGTGACAGAGTGGAGACTGTCAGACTCTGTAACAGCGTATTGTAAAGACGGTGTGCTGACATTGTCCGGGCATGGAGCTGCTGTTCCTGACGGAGAATGGAGTGGATGGGAGGGAGCTATCAGGGCTGTTGCTGTGGAAGAGGGTATTACAGAACTGGCATCTTACCTGTTTGCCGGTATGCCGGACCTGGAGGAAGTGACGCTGCCGGAAACACTGGAATCCATAGGCAGTTATGTGTTTGAGGGGTGCCAGAAGCTTCAGCGTGTGGAATTGCCGGAAGCCATTCATGAAATTCCGGAAGGGGCATTTCAGGAGTGTACATCACTTGAAACAATGGATTTGAGAGGCAATGTTGATTTCATCGGTTCCAGAGCCTTTTATGGATGCAAAACACTGAAAAATACGGTGGATTTCGAGAATGCCGTGGTTGTAGAAAAAAATATGGACTTTATACGGGTAAAAGATCGAGAGGCAGTCGTTGGCGACATTCCATTTAATCGTGTGACAATAGGAGACGGAGCCTTTTATGGATGCGAAAATCTGAAAGCCGTTCTGTTTACAGAAAACTCCGGACTCAATAAAAAGGCGTTTGACTTAAAAGCGTATGGGGAGAAAGGCTTGCTGACAGTATACTGTTATGATGAAAATAAAATGGCGGCAAATGAGATGTTTTCCGGAAAAGGCATTCAGATTGTAGTGATTCAAACTGATGTAAAAACAGAAAAATCAGAAGTTACAGAAAAGGCAATTTTCGATGAGGTGGCAGATCCGTATTTTGTTCTGACGGGATTGGCGGCCAGAGCCGCAGCAGACAACACGATCGCTTATCCGACAATGACGCCTGCCGCATATGCAAAGACAGACAGCCGCTTTACGGTTATCAGACCTGACAAGTTTACACTGAATGGGGAGTATGAATTTTGCGCGCGGGTCCTTTATTCTGGAAAAGCATATGAAAAACAGAATTATATTACAAAGGTCACTGCGTTCGGGCCCTGGGACAATAAGGAGATGGGAGACTGGGCGAAGAGAATTGCGGTTGGTGATTCACAGCTGCAAAATTCATATAAAAGCAGCGGAATACTCCATACGGCACGCATTACTGATGACAGCGGGAAAGGAAAATTTGGTGCTTGGTACCGGAATGTGGGCACCTATAAAGGGAAAATTATCGATGCAAAGGCTGTCATTTCAAATTATACCTTATATAAGGAGGGAGCCAGACAGGGGCTTGGAATACTGGGGCTGTCGGAAGACCGCATAGGAATTTTCGCGAAAAATATCAGTAATGTCACGCTGCGCATCGAATTTTATGAGCACGGCAGTTCGACAAAAAAGGTTAATGTGAAGGGATTTGCGCTTCTGGATGACGTCGATTATGGCCAGGGGGTTAAAGTAGAAAGTGCATACGATAATATTTATGTGTTGGATGAATCAACATTTGCGGTCTATAAGAATCATGTGATGACTTCGCCCGTTCTGATTGATAAAAGCGGTGCCAATAATACCGATTACTATCCGTTTGCACTGCAGGTGGAGTTTGATTCAAACGTATTTGAATACAAGTATCATAACGACCGTTATTTTTACAGAGATGGTCTTGCCAACGCTTATATTGATCCGGCTGCTTATACAAAAGCAGGATCCTGGAATGCTTACTGGAAAAGCAGAGAACCATATTTTGTTGATAATCTGAATCCCGGTTATCAGGGTTTTTCGGCCAGAAGAATGGCTAAAACGTCACTTCCAGTGCCAGCCATGACGGTTACAGATAAAGATGAGAAAGCTGTGCAGGAGAACACGCTGGACTCTCCGGGGGAAGAATATTTTTATACGATCTCACAAAATATTCCCAGAGAGGAGGCTGCTTATTATTACAGTGATTTCACGGTTAAGGACCTTCTGCCTAAATGCCTTGAATTTGTCAGCGCAAAAGTAGAGGATGATACTGGGAAAGATGTAACATTCCGTTTCCTGGTATCACATAACAATCAGAATGTGATTTTTCAGGTAAAAACACCTGACTCAGCAATATTTTATGGGGTGACCTATCATTTTAAGGTTCAGGTCCGTATCCGTCGGCCGCTGAATTATGCAGTGTGGCTGAACACTGAGACGGGTTACTATGAAGTTGAAAATCAGTCAGTTTCAACGTTGATCAGAGGAGGCGGTTCCTCATCAAAAAAAAGTAATACTGTGAAAACGAGGTTCAGAGAAGAGGTTTTGATCAATTACCACTCTAATTTTCGGAAAAAAGAGCAGGAGCAGTTTACGGAAAAGACTTATCGTAACTTCCCTTACATTGTAAGAAAAAATGATGAAAACATTCATTTTAAGGAAGGCGGGACAGCAGTATTTGCCGGTTGGGATCAAATACCGGAAGCATTTGCCGAGAACGTAAGATTCCCGAACACGAAGCTGCCAATGAAAGTGGAGGATGTAACGAAAGCTCTGGGACAGCCGGACTTATATGCCATTTGGGATTATGCGCCTGATATCCGCAGAGAAGAGGTGCCGGTATACTATGAAGGTGAACTTATCACAAAAGAAATGCTGATGAAAGAAGTGGTCGTCCAGGATCTGGAAGATAACCGACAGGGCATTGAACTTCCGCTGGACATCAGGAAAATCCGCAGTGATGATGAAACGTTAAGCAGGGAATATCCTGAAGGCATGCAGAGCGAAGACGATTTTCAGGTGTCGTTTGGGGAGTTGGGAAAGACAGAGGAAGACGGTGATCAGATATTGTGGGTGACGTATCATACGACAGACAGTGCAGGAAACGAAACCAATAAAGAACTTAAGATACAGATTCGATACAATCATCCTCCGGTAATTGAGGCCACAGACCGTACCTATCTTTTAGAGGAGGTTCGTGATGGAATGCTGACAGAGGAACTGGTTCTGAATTTTGCCTCTGCTACTGATGTGGAAGACGATGAGGCAAGGGATCTGGGACTGATGGCTGGCGGAAAACTGGTGGATATTAATGACAATCTCAGTATTGTTGGATTTGACAGTGAAGTTTTTAAAACACCGGGTGAAATACTAGTCACTTATCATGTTGCTGACAGGTTTGGAAAGGAGACATTTCACAGCATTATCATCTCAGTGATAGATGGTGGAATTGAATCACTGCCTGATACAGAAGGCGAAGTACGGTTTATCTCAGAAAAGTATTACAGAATGGGACAGGAGGAGGGGGGGCTTCATGAAGATTCCAGGTGGTATACACAGAGAGATTATGTCGACCAAATCACAGAAGTATTTTCCAATACGAAAAGTGATGAGGGTGAATGGAAGATATTGCAGGGGAAATGGTGTTTTTCAACTGGTGAAATTGCGAGGGCGAAACAGTATATAAGAAAAAAGGGAATAGGAAACAGCCAGACTGCTGATGGTTTAGAGGAATTCCTGAAAGAGTTTCCCCGGGAAGGTTAA
- a CDS encoding ABC transporter permease has product MKSYFGFALKELRAQKLTSILILIAVILSTTMTTAVGQSVGTLQAMRISQASSLNGDRYVSFHQMTRKQMLKLSDDSRIYDVGSVINTGNTRLKNSGLTLFLREFLDGATSVYSATCDISEGRLPTSAYEIALPENALPYIDENLTVGDRITLNLSISLMKDTKPPYEYSADFTVSGILKSNYTGYATGIVNAVVGKGTSQSLLPARYHLYSTDFKTRSIDNFQTLVDQLAGEVDVSKENIQYNWVLLDALGVSYEESGSSDTDSGFAFMTASCILVGILVLLAAGLVIYNIMKISVAKRIREYGTLRAIGSDRRQLYIMVFLEIILLCVIGIPCGLLAGLYSAKGILVAATGILNPDLFMVNSTQQLNAVIAANSFAKIFPLVLSAVITLLFTAAAAYPAARYASRVSPTVAMAGQAVRIRRHVRKVKKIRHFEAYHARINLRRSLGRTCITILSLIMSITVFVALQSFRGLLDTSRKVQEIHLGDYAVTNETTGISVSSVEEMHSQELVKSLSTTKLKLYTQDKSGGLPIETSLSLNPGETLQIAGLDDDRLGDSTGDLTEQEVSELLAGTACLIKNPIPVSFEGQEAKLTELHTGDTITVAGKELRVISVVEHPVTVNNEGFTNGVQIIVCDSLYNELTGQDSYAEIYPVLHDNSDAEVFEAWLDDWCGENPGSHWLSYRQADAQMAESFEQINFLCWGLILFIGLIGILNIINTVYINIHTRVAEIGVQRAIGMSAGSLYKTFLWEGAYYGIIASFAGAVLGYICTLFVEAAASDSLHLSAIPFPSILAASAISILSCLLATLIPLRFISKMDIVDSIEAPE; this is encoded by the coding sequence ATGAAATCATACTTTGGATTTGCACTTAAAGAACTAAGGGCACAAAAGCTTACCTCCATCCTTATTTTAATTGCCGTCATTCTCTCGACCACAATGACAACAGCCGTGGGGCAGTCTGTCGGCACTCTTCAGGCAATGCGTATCAGTCAGGCCTCCTCCCTGAACGGTGACCGTTATGTTTCTTTTCACCAGATGACCAGAAAACAGATGCTGAAATTATCTGATGACAGCCGCATTTATGATGTCGGCAGTGTCATCAATACGGGAAACACCCGACTGAAAAACAGCGGTCTTACGCTCTTTTTGCGCGAATTCCTGGACGGAGCTACAAGCGTATATTCTGCCACCTGTGATATAAGTGAGGGGAGACTCCCGACTTCTGCGTATGAGATCGCCCTTCCGGAAAACGCACTCCCTTATATAGACGAGAACCTCACAGTCGGAGACCGCATCACGCTCAATCTGAGTATTTCTCTGATGAAAGATACAAAGCCTCCCTACGAATATTCCGCAGACTTCACTGTGTCTGGAATACTCAAGAGTAACTATACAGGATACGCAACCGGAATTGTCAATGCAGTCGTAGGCAAAGGGACTTCTCAGTCTCTGCTGCCAGCACGTTATCATCTGTACTCAACTGATTTCAAAACCCGCAGCATCGATAATTTTCAGACACTTGTCGATCAGCTCGCAGGTGAGGTCGATGTTTCCAAAGAAAACATTCAATACAACTGGGTGCTGCTGGACGCCCTGGGTGTCTCCTATGAAGAGTCGGGAAGCTCCGATACGGACTCCGGTTTTGCCTTTATGACGGCGTCCTGTATTCTTGTCGGTATACTTGTTCTGCTGGCCGCCGGTCTGGTCATCTATAATATTATGAAAATTTCCGTTGCCAAACGTATTCGTGAATATGGTACGCTCCGCGCCATCGGCAGTGACCGCAGACAGCTGTATATTATGGTATTTCTGGAAATCATTCTGTTATGTGTGATCGGTATACCCTGCGGTCTTCTCGCAGGACTTTACTCCGCAAAAGGCATCCTGGTCGCCGCAACAGGAATCCTGAATCCGGATCTGTTCATGGTAAACAGCACGCAGCAACTCAATGCAGTAATCGCCGCAAACAGTTTCGCGAAAATATTCCCTCTCGTCTTAAGCGCAGTGATTACGCTCCTGTTTACCGCTGCCGCTGCATACCCCGCCGCCAGATACGCCTCCCGTGTATCGCCCACTGTAGCAATGGCAGGCCAGGCAGTTAGAATCAGAAGGCACGTTCGAAAAGTAAAAAAAATCCGACATTTTGAGGCATACCATGCCAGAATAAATCTCAGACGAAGCCTGGGGCGCACATGCATAACCATCCTTTCGCTGATAATGAGCATTACTGTCTTCGTAGCTCTCCAAAGCTTTCGGGGGCTGCTGGATACGAGCCGTAAAGTACAGGAAATTCACCTCGGTGATTATGCGGTCACGAATGAAACGACAGGTATCTCCGTCTCGTCTGTGGAAGAAATGCATAGCCAGGAACTAGTGAAAAGTCTGTCCACGACAAAGCTGAAACTTTATACCCAGGACAAGTCAGGCGGGCTCCCCATTGAAACCAGCCTCTCCCTGAATCCCGGTGAAACGCTGCAGATTGCCGGACTGGATGATGACCGTCTGGGAGACAGCACAGGCGATCTTACAGAACAGGAAGTCTCTGAATTGTTAGCCGGAACCGCCTGCCTTATAAAAAATCCGATTCCTGTTTCATTTGAGGGACAGGAAGCAAAACTCACAGAGCTGCATACAGGGGATACGATAACTGTTGCCGGAAAAGAGCTTCGCGTGATCAGTGTTGTTGAGCATCCGGTCACTGTCAATAACGAAGGCTTTACAAACGGCGTCCAGATCATTGTCTGCGATAGTCTGTACAACGAACTGACAGGACAGGACAGTTACGCTGAAATTTACCCCGTCCTGCACGATAATTCAGATGCCGAAGTGTTCGAAGCATGGCTGGATGACTGGTGCGGCGAGAACCCAGGAAGTCACTGGCTATCTTATCGGCAGGCAGATGCTCAGATGGCAGAAAGTTTTGAACAGATCAACTTTCTCTGCTGGGGGTTAATTCTTTTCATCGGCCTCATAGGAATTTTAAATATTATTAATACTGTTTACATTAATATTCACACCCGGGTGGCAGAGATCGGCGTACAGAGAGCTATCGGCATGAGTGCAGGCAGCCTATACAAAACTTTCTTATGGGAAGGCGCCTATTATGGGATCATCGCTTCTTTTGCCGGAGCGGTTTTGGGTTATATCTGCACGCTTTTTGTGGAGGCCGCCGCATCCGATTCCCTGCACCTTTCCGCGATTCCTTTTCCTTCCATTTTGGCAGCATCTGCAATTTCCATACTCTCCTGTCTGCTTGCCACTCTGATACCTCTGCGCTTTATTTCGAAAATGGACATCGTAGACTCTATTGAAGCACCGGAATAA
- a CDS encoding ABC transporter ATP-binding protein: MDIKVQNITKIYGSGENRVTALDHADMNVSTGDFISIMGPSGSGKSTLLHIISGLDRPTSGSVFYDNTDIHRGSDKKLSAFRRQKMGFIFQQFNLLPVLTARENIIMPLLLDKKQPDETYLQQLSELLRIQDRLSHLPHELSGGQQQRVAIARALIARPDIIFADEPTGNLDSSSGAEAMDMLCKLRQSLNKTLVIITHDLRVAAMADRRFTMNDGILSEVMPS; the protein is encoded by the coding sequence ATGGATATCAAGGTTCAAAACATTACTAAAATCTATGGCAGCGGCGAAAACCGTGTGACTGCACTCGACCACGCAGACATGAATGTCAGCACCGGTGACTTTATTTCTATAATGGGGCCATCCGGCAGCGGAAAAAGTACTTTGCTTCATATCATCAGCGGACTGGACCGCCCGACCTCAGGAAGTGTTTTTTACGACAATACGGATATTCACCGGGGAAGCGACAAAAAGCTTTCCGCATTTCGCCGTCAAAAAATGGGCTTTATATTTCAGCAGTTTAATCTGCTCCCGGTATTGACGGCTCGTGAAAATATAATAATGCCTCTGTTGCTCGATAAAAAGCAACCGGACGAAACATACCTGCAGCAGCTGTCTGAACTTCTGAGAATTCAAGACCGGCTTTCTCATCTGCCTCACGAACTTTCCGGCGGTCAGCAGCAGCGCGTGGCGATCGCCCGCGCCCTGATCGCACGGCCAGATATTATTTTTGCAGATGAACCGACCGGCAACCTCGACAGCAGCAGCGGTGCGGAGGCAATGGACATGCTCTGCAAGCTTCGGCAATCATTAAACAAAACGCTGGTCATTATCACTCACGATTTACGTGTCGCTGCCATGGCAGACCGCAGGTTCACAATGAATGACGGAATCCTTTCGGAGGTGATGCCCTCATGA
- a CDS encoding HAMP domain-containing sensor histidine kinase: MDRLKQMNLRKSLFTLTFINVLAAFTLSAFTFWGCIRLRGIIAPQGIVIDPHTTPAKMTELPQPSEYALQFANALEVLQIVLPVIFFILALILTSSIFYHLKLKGPIAVLTESADRIMANDLDFTIDGSSPDELGQLCRAFESMRQALLLSTRELWRQNEERRRLNAAFSHDLRNPVTVLKGSLKIARQCVPKDRLSKDQLMETLARMEDYTDRIAHYVEVMGNIPQLEQLPLHMETFSWSILSSELEQTVNLLAFNDNIKIQFKSTTYNGHICLDKSILFQTAENLTANAVRFASSKICISCSVSKTHLVFLVLDDGDGFPDDILIRGIRPFQKGRTGPEHFGMGLYICSVLCQKHGGNLTIENTPHGALVTAKFKITQV; encoded by the coding sequence ATGGATCGGTTAAAACAGATGAATCTCAGAAAATCATTATTTACCTTAACATTCATTAACGTTCTGGCTGCCTTCACACTCTCCGCCTTCACCTTTTGGGGATGTATAAGACTCCGCGGCATCATCGCACCTCAGGGCATTGTGATCGATCCACATACAACACCTGCCAAAATGACAGAGCTTCCCCAGCCTTCTGAATATGCCCTGCAGTTTGCCAATGCGCTGGAAGTCCTTCAGATAGTTCTGCCTGTTATATTTTTTATCCTTGCGCTGATTCTCACCTCCTCAATATTCTACCATCTGAAGCTGAAAGGACCCATAGCGGTTCTCACAGAGAGTGCAGACCGGATCATGGCAAATGATCTGGATTTCACCATTGACGGTTCCTCACCCGATGAGCTTGGGCAGCTCTGTCGTGCTTTTGAGTCTATGAGACAGGCCCTTCTGTTGAGCACCCGGGAACTCTGGCGTCAAAATGAAGAGCGCAGACGGCTGAATGCCGCTTTTTCGCACGATCTGAGAAACCCGGTTACAGTATTAAAAGGTTCATTAAAGATAGCCCGGCAATGTGTGCCGAAAGACCGGTTGTCCAAAGATCAGCTTATGGAAACTCTGGCACGCATGGAAGATTACACCGACCGGATCGCACACTATGTAGAAGTGATGGGCAATATCCCACAGCTGGAACAGCTGCCTCTCCATATGGAAACTTTCAGTTGGTCTATTCTATCTTCTGAACTTGAACAGACAGTAAATCTCCTTGCGTTCAACGATAATATAAAGATACAGTTCAAAAGCACCACGTACAACGGACATATATGTCTCGACAAGTCCATATTATTTCAGACGGCAGAAAATCTTACCGCAAATGCCGTTCGTTTTGCCTCCTCAAAAATCTGCATATCCTGTTCTGTCAGTAAAACACACCTGGTTTTTTTGGTGCTAGATGACGGCGACGGTTTCCCGGATGACATTCTGATACGTGGTATTCGCCCCTTTCAAAAAGGAAGAACCGGACCGGAGCACTTCGGAATGGGACTTTACATCTGCAGTGTGTTATGCCAAAAACACGGCGGAAATTTAACAATTGAAAACACACCACACGGAGCTCTCGTAACTGCAAAATTTAAAATCACACAGGTTTGA